A single Candidatus Rubidus massiliensis DNA region contains:
- the pksG gene encoding Polyketide biosynthesis 3-hydroxy-3-methylglutaryl-ACP synthase PksG encodes MNIIVGIEDINLYGSRLSVSAKELAAFRNLSEKGLKDVGFTKKTIVPLFEDPVTLAVNAAKPLLDAIDKNTIGLLIVATESGLDYGKPISSYVHRYLDLNTHCRNFEIKHACYGGTAALQMALNWLRLESPDKKALVISSDVARPHIGHLAELTAGSGASALLLSHQPKACIIGPVTGYASREVYDVARPTLKYEHGNPVLSLYSYLDLLELAWEDYAKKASISPQNFKEQFDYILFHTPLISLVDKAFSTLLKNIYEDIENEEIKTSFHQMVYPSFLYNYELANIYSGSLYAALAGLLEVVHEEKGQMKKVGFFSYGSGACAEFFSGEVNPAFTSKVHKKIKEHLETRRVITPEEYEKLVYDYEDILHLKDYTTDLNNAYYKDLYQNSNLLVLESIADYYRNYKWS; translated from the coding sequence ATGAATATTATAGTCGGTATTGAAGATATTAACTTATATGGATCTCGTTTAAGTGTAAGCGCAAAAGAATTGGCTGCTTTTAGAAATCTTTCTGAAAAGGGGCTAAAAGACGTTGGCTTTACTAAAAAGACGATTGTGCCCTTATTTGAAGATCCAGTAACTTTAGCTGTTAACGCGGCCAAGCCTCTTTTAGACGCAATTGATAAAAATACAATAGGTTTATTAATTGTCGCTACTGAGAGTGGATTGGATTATGGTAAACCAATAAGTTCCTATGTTCACCGATATCTAGATTTAAATACTCACTGTAGAAATTTTGAAATAAAACATGCTTGTTATGGGGGCACCGCGGCTCTTCAAATGGCGCTTAATTGGCTACGACTGGAAAGCCCTGATAAAAAAGCCTTAGTAATAAGTTCTGACGTAGCAAGACCCCATATTGGGCATTTAGCTGAGCTAACCGCTGGAAGTGGAGCGTCTGCTTTGTTGCTTTCTCATCAACCAAAAGCATGTATTATCGGACCTGTTACGGGCTATGCTTCTAGAGAAGTATATGATGTGGCTCGCCCGACCTTAAAATACGAACATGGAAATCCTGTTTTATCATTATATTCCTATCTTGACTTACTTGAATTAGCTTGGGAAGATTACGCTAAAAAAGCGTCTATTTCCCCTCAAAATTTCAAAGAGCAGTTTGATTATATACTCTTCCACACCCCTTTAATTTCCTTGGTAGATAAAGCGTTTAGTACTTTATTAAAAAATATTTATGAAGATATAGAAAATGAAGAAATCAAAACCTCATTTCATCAAATGGTTTATCCATCATTTCTTTATAATTATGAATTAGCCAACATCTATTCTGGTAGTTTATACGCAGCTCTTGCAGGTCTATTAGAAGTAGTGCATGAAGAAAAGGGGCAGATGAAAAAAGTTGGCTTTTTTTCTTACGGATCTGGAGCTTGTGCGGAATTCTTTTCAGGTGAAGTTAATCCAGCTTTCACCTCAAAGGTACATAAAAAAATTAAAGAACATCTCGAAACAAGAAGAGTTATTACCCCAGAAGAATATGAGAAGCTTGTTTATGATTATGAAGATATTTTACATTTAAAGGACTACACGACTGATTTAAATAATGCCTATTACAAAGATCTTTATCAAAATTCAAACTTATTAGTTTTAGAATCGATTGCTGACTACTATCGAAACTACAAGTGGAGCTAA
- the pksH gene encoding putative polyketide biosynthesis enoyl-CoA hydratase PksH — protein sequence MIVKIKDVCCFAIDISTETNSAISLNKLETIFQNLSQAEKHQDVKCILIKGNKEIFCAGFDLSSTLSNIETSEISTIFLKKFLTLLKRLSTSSKPIISVVEGKVMGGGVGIVAASDVVIANQQASFSLPETIMGILPGVVFPFIANRIGVAKTKYLALGGVLNAEQAYTQGLVDELNETTDLPLKRIVYRLSLLEPNAIKEMKRLSDKYFTITNTYFEDVYQTMQNLFLKDSVKLRISNFYEGLSPWDK from the coding sequence ATGATAGTAAAAATTAAAGATGTTTGCTGTTTTGCTATAGATATATCCACAGAAACTAACAGCGCTATATCCTTAAATAAATTAGAAACTATTTTTCAAAACTTAAGCCAAGCAGAAAAACATCAAGACGTAAAATGCATTTTGATTAAAGGAAATAAAGAAATTTTTTGTGCTGGTTTTGATTTGTCTTCGACATTATCAAATATAGAAACTTCAGAAATATCAACCATTTTTTTGAAGAAATTTTTAACTCTTCTAAAAAGACTATCTACTTCATCAAAACCTATTATCTCGGTTGTAGAAGGAAAGGTTATGGGAGGTGGAGTTGGTATAGTTGCCGCTTCCGATGTAGTGATTGCTAACCAACAGGCGAGTTTTTCTTTGCCCGAAACGATTATGGGAATATTGCCAGGAGTGGTATTTCCATTCATTGCTAATAGAATAGGGGTAGCAAAAACTAAATATTTAGCATTAGGTGGCGTTTTAAACGCTGAGCAAGCGTATACCCAAGGCTTAGTGGATGAGCTTAATGAAACAACAGATCTTCCTTTAAAACGGATAGTGTATCGCCTTTCTCTTTTAGAGCCTAATGCTATTAAAGAAATGAAAAGGTTATCTGATAAATATTTTACAATAACCAACACCTACTTCGAAGATGTTTACCAAACTATGCAAAATCTTTTTTTAAAAGATTCTGTAAAATTGAGGATTTCAAACTTTTATGAAGGTTTGTCACCATGGGATAAATAG
- the fabZ_2 gene encoding 3-hydroxyacyl-[acyl-carrier-protein] dehydratase FabZ — protein sequence MLIALKQEYNDYFEVFSKGIVTGSEENIVTLGQKEIENILPQKKPYLFVDEVLNYQKEEEYIQAVCNLKKRINFYKDFNPNKLIFPSFLVLEAMCQAVALLWYLVRDNQGSHRILMIFKMEFFGKIEGHDPLEIRCKIKTKEPIGFGFTQAIYKNKIAAVAVLKGVNILGADHAFNSWYQS from the coding sequence ATGTTAATAGCACTAAAGCAAGAATATAACGATTATTTCGAAGTGTTTTCTAAGGGGATCGTAACGGGCTCGGAGGAAAATATAGTAACTCTTGGACAAAAAGAGATAGAAAATATTTTGCCTCAAAAAAAACCGTATCTTTTTGTGGATGAGGTTTTAAACTATCAAAAAGAGGAAGAATATATACAAGCTGTATGTAACTTAAAAAAGAGGATAAATTTTTATAAAGACTTTAATCCAAATAAGCTTATTTTTCCTTCTTTTTTAGTATTAGAAGCAATGTGTCAGGCCGTTGCTTTGTTATGGTATTTGGTAAGGGATAATCAAGGAAGTCATCGTATTTTGATGATATTTAAAATGGAGTTTTTCGGAAAAATCGAAGGCCATGATCCATTAGAAATACGGTGTAAAATTAAAACTAAAGAGCCTATTGGATTTGGTTTTACTCAAGCTATTTACAAAAATAAAATAGCCGCCGTTGCTGTCTTAAAAGGTGTAAATATTTTAGGGGCAGATCATGCATTTAATTCCTGGTATCAATCATAA
- the fabG_5 gene encoding 3-oxoacyl-[acyl-carrier-protein] reductase FabG: MHLIPGINHKTIVITGGTRGVGREFILAALKAGAKVSFCWHHSLEKYKDLEEELKIFPKEQWFGIQADVSKEEDVKKLFIKTLEKFSAIDVVISNAAISRDSLLVSLPEELWDEIVGVNLTGAFLVTKMATQYFIDEKRKGRLIIVGSLADSGTPSNACYSLSKGALLGLMNYLHNHHSKEITVNIVTFGLIDTEMTRYYPEEAKQVLIRTSILNRFAKGEEAAKLLLFLSSENGMFLAGKNIHATNGLLDFPILHK, translated from the coding sequence ATGCATTTAATTCCTGGTATCAATCATAAGACTATAGTCATTACAGGTGGTACGAGAGGGGTTGGTCGCGAATTCATTTTAGCTGCCTTAAAAGCAGGTGCAAAGGTTTCCTTTTGTTGGCACCACTCCTTAGAAAAATATAAAGACTTAGAAGAAGAGTTAAAAATATTTCCTAAAGAACAATGGTTTGGCATCCAGGCTGACGTATCTAAGGAAGAAGACGTTAAAAAGCTATTTATAAAGACTTTAGAAAAATTCTCTGCAATAGATGTTGTAATTAGTAACGCCGCTATTAGTAGAGACTCTCTTTTAGTGTCTTTGCCAGAAGAATTATGGGATGAAATTGTAGGTGTCAATTTAACCGGTGCTTTTTTGGTGACTAAGATGGCAACTCAATATTTTATCGATGAAAAAAGAAAGGGACGATTAATCATTGTAGGTTCTTTAGCTGATAGTGGAACACCATCAAATGCTTGTTATTCATTGAGTAAAGGGGCCTTACTTGGACTTATGAATTATCTTCATAACCATCATAGCAAAGAGATTACAGTAAATATAGTTACGTTTGGATTAATAGATACTGAAATGACTCGTTATTATCCCGAAGAAGCAAAGCAGGTGCTCATTCGTACGTCAATATTGAATAGATTTGCTAAGGGCGAGGAAGCGGCAAAGCTTCTTCTTTTTTTAAGTTCTGAAAATGGTATGTTTTTGGCTGGAAAAAATATACACGCGACCAATGGACTGCTTGATTTTCCAATACTTCATAAATAG
- the pksI gene encoding Putative polyketide biosynthesis enoyl-CoA isomerase PksI — MSKQIQVTYQGEIALLQIASDEHPYLEKGYVEELRLAVNELNDHPFIKVVIVTGGNMNFCLGGSHDSLTESNNLEALPFYVADIPRLLLSIKVPTIACMEGHAIGGGLLIGLWCDLCYLAESSLYGANFMALGFTPGMGGTIVVEQALGPYLARKYLFTGKLFKGKEIKSLNCPISSFVFPKQQLKQITLEIAEELCELPVASLQLLKNNQSRLRKENLEEGLREEQKMHKRLFSQEEIKNFISEHHQQN, encoded by the coding sequence ATGAGTAAGCAAATACAAGTGACCTATCAAGGCGAAATAGCTTTATTGCAGATCGCATCAGATGAACATCCCTACTTAGAAAAAGGTTATGTTGAAGAATTACGCTTAGCTGTTAACGAATTGAATGATCACCCCTTTATTAAAGTTGTCATTGTAACCGGAGGCAACATGAATTTTTGCCTTGGAGGTAGTCACGATTCTTTAACAGAATCAAATAATCTTGAGGCTCTTCCTTTTTATGTAGCAGATATCCCCCGCCTATTGCTCTCAATTAAAGTTCCCACAATCGCTTGTATGGAAGGGCATGCGATTGGTGGGGGATTGCTTATCGGTTTATGGTGTGATTTATGTTATCTTGCAGAATCTAGTTTGTATGGTGCAAATTTTATGGCGCTTGGATTTACACCTGGTATGGGTGGGACAATTGTTGTTGAGCAGGCTCTTGGTCCCTACCTTGCTAGAAAATATTTATTTACAGGTAAACTTTTTAAAGGCAAAGAAATTAAAAGCTTAAACTGTCCGATCTCTTCCTTTGTTTTTCCAAAGCAGCAATTAAAGCAAATAACTTTAGAAATAGCTGAAGAGCTTTGTGAATTGCCAGTAGCCAGTTTGCAGCTTTTAAAAAATAATCAATCAAGGCTTAGAAAAGAAAATCTTGAAGAGGGCTTAAGGGAAGAACAAAAAATGCACAAAAGGCTTTTTAGTCAAGAAGAGATAAAAAATTTTATCAGCGAGCATCACCAACAAAATTAA
- the fabI_2 gene encoding Enoyl-[acyl-carrier-protein] reductase [NADH] FabI, with the protein MKKVCEGQNVLITGGTRGFGKALALAFLKAGANNVFITHKWGSVDENTLIQEFKEAGVKSPIIITSDIGNREDTDNLMKKIEKVCQEGLDVIISNVAVSKMSKDLSDWKRNSLEISIRYSAWSIVDLVQAHEDVFKKFPKYLIGISSDGPDLCHPGYSIIGIAKAALETICRYLAMLLKDQGCIVNILRPGYFATESSKVIFGEDVFKKNVYNFLNIDKAANVCLALCSGLMDGVIGQTIVVDEGQSLISPVTYLQIMNEKIGVKRTD; encoded by the coding sequence ATGAAAAAAGTTTGTGAAGGACAAAATGTTTTAATTACCGGTGGAACGAGGGGATTTGGAAAAGCTTTAGCCTTGGCTTTTCTAAAAGCTGGTGCTAACAATGTTTTTATAACTCACAAATGGGGATCTGTCGATGAAAATACTTTAATCCAAGAATTCAAGGAAGCTGGAGTTAAATCACCAATCATCATAACTTCAGATATAGGTAATCGGGAAGATACAGATAATTTAATGAAAAAAATTGAAAAAGTGTGTCAAGAGGGCCTAGATGTAATTATTAGTAACGTGGCTGTTTCAAAGATGAGTAAAGACTTATCAGATTGGAAAAGAAATTCTTTAGAAATATCGATCCGTTACTCAGCTTGGAGTATTGTAGATCTTGTGCAGGCCCACGAGGATGTTTTTAAAAAATTTCCAAAATATTTAATTGGTATTTCAAGTGATGGCCCAGATCTTTGTCACCCAGGTTATAGCATAATTGGGATAGCGAAAGCTGCACTTGAGACAATATGTCGCTATTTAGCCATGTTACTTAAAGATCAAGGATGCATCGTTAACATTTTAAGACCTGGTTATTTTGCAACGGAGAGTTCTAAGGTTATTTTTGGGGAGGATGTATTCAAAAAAAATGTTTACAACTTTTTAAATATAGACAAAGCCGCCAATGTTTGTTTAGCTTTATGTTCTGGTTTAATGGATGGGGTGATAGGACAGACCATCGTTGTAGACGAAGGACAATCTTTGATAAGTCCAGTTACCTATCTTCAAATTATGAATGAAAAAATTGGCGTTAAAAGAACAGATTGA
- a CDS encoding (3R)-hydroxymyristoyl-ACP dehydratase, translating to MEILLEKEINSFFQSYKKNEMVVPVGSEHFCRKKIENIMPQQGETLLIDEVFNITVDDNIGFLEGKVFLSNHMIFLEGHFPIKQIFPGVIQIEVMTQLGMFYWSYKSGHKYVNLPIKHVYEARFINAIYPPGTIYLKAKIFEDKDVYFVVCQAKYNDAISSVGILQLTKDIKGII from the coding sequence ATGGAAATTCTTCTAGAAAAAGAAATAAATTCGTTTTTTCAAAGTTATAAAAAAAACGAAATGGTAGTTCCAGTTGGTTCTGAACATTTTTGCCGCAAAAAAATTGAAAATATTATGCCACAACAAGGTGAAACTCTTTTAATCGATGAAGTTTTTAATATCACAGTGGATGATAATATAGGGTTTCTTGAAGGTAAAGTTTTTTTATCCAATCATATGATCTTTTTAGAAGGACATTTTCCTATTAAACAAATTTTTCCAGGGGTTATCCAAATTGAAGTCATGACCCAACTTGGAATGTTTTATTGGTCATACAAAAGTGGTCATAAATATGTTAATTTACCTATTAAACATGTTTATGAAGCTCGTTTTATAAATGCAATTTATCCTCCTGGGACGATTTATTTAAAAGCTAAAATATTTGAAGATAAAGATGTTTACTTTGTTGTCTGTCAAGCTAAATACAACGATGCGATAAGTTCAGTTGGTATATTGCAATTAACAAAAGATATAAAGGGAATTATATGA
- the fabZ_3 gene encoding 3-hydroxyacyl-[acyl-carrier-protein] dehydratase FabZ: MKIDIPPECEEFYKLCLCEEIQMDSNNVNPMNKKQIEEVLPQRKEMLVVDSVVNMDFSKNTIHAICDLELRKNILASHFPTDPVLPGSILMEAMGQTGMILFIKKEDDLGENNLREWVQITNVFSTRFLHMIRPPGVVHVKARYFDNGFFITVIAQAIFQGKISCVCIIQAIK; this comes from the coding sequence ATGAAAATAGATATTCCTCCAGAATGTGAAGAATTTTACAAATTGTGTCTTTGTGAAGAAATTCAAATGGATTCAAATAATGTAAATCCAATGAATAAAAAACAGATAGAAGAAGTGTTACCTCAAAGAAAAGAAATGTTAGTCGTTGATTCTGTTGTAAATATGGATTTTAGTAAAAATACAATTCATGCTATTTGTGATTTAGAGCTACGAAAAAATATATTAGCTTCTCATTTCCCGACTGACCCGGTATTACCTGGTTCTATTTTAATGGAGGCGATGGGACAAACAGGAATGATCCTTTTTATAAAAAAGGAAGATGATCTTGGCGAAAATAATTTAAGAGAATGGGTGCAGATTACAAATGTTTTTAGTACTCGTTTTTTACATATGATTAGACCGCCTGGTGTTGTGCATGTTAAAGCACGATATTTTGATAATGGATTTTTTATAACAGTAATTGCACAGGCCATTTTTCAAGGGAAGATAAGCTGTGTTTGCATCATTCAAGCTATTAAATAA
- the acpK gene encoding hypothetical protein (ACP-II), with protein sequence MTTRQEIFDVIKGNIKEILENVKEEDITEEQTLKNLGADSLEIVEVVSRSMKQLKIKVSRTELAQLKNLGELVSLFEKYKDKG encoded by the coding sequence ATGACAACAAGACAAGAGATTTTCGACGTTATAAAAGGAAATATCAAAGAAATATTAGAAAACGTAAAAGAAGAAGACATTACAGAAGAGCAAACCTTAAAAAATTTAGGAGCTGATTCTTTAGAAATAGTTGAGGTAGTATCGCGTTCAATGAAACAATTGAAAATTAAAGTTTCTAGAACGGAGCTTGCCCAACTTAAAAATTTAGGGGAATTAGTTTCTCTTTTTGAAAAATATAAAGATAAGGGTTAA
- the fabF_2 gene encoding 3-oxoacyl-[acyl-carrier-protein] synthase 2, protein MGKVNRTDMQRVVVTGMGIVSTLGEDLLTYFNALKEGKSNISRWKEMDERCLSKIGGDMTDFDPKKHFSTYKDFYPEEYINKALRLFRPTPLAGKLTATACLQAFIDSGLHLIDFDPYRFAHMLGGHNLNCQFIQKNVLTYEEEPEYIDPLFGLVAVDTDILALSNEIVNSRGPGQTTGGACASSNIALVQGLDIIRSGRADIVLVSGAASALDHVSLQGWGMMDALTFKSFNDNPQKASRPFDKKREGFIPAESAGAVILESLEHAKKRKAKIYAEVLGGAYTTDACRLSKPHLDGQIKTMQLALQDAGIDYNKIDYVNAHATSTPLGDQIEIQALKQVLQERIYQIPINSTKSMLGHCLTAASLVEFIASVLQMQHSFVHPTINQEEKDEEFEGLDLVPNKGREHIINFFLSNAFGFGGINSSIIAGKYDG, encoded by the coding sequence GTGGGCAAGGTTAATAGAACCGACATGCAAAGAGTGGTAGTGACTGGAATGGGCATTGTATCCACTCTTGGTGAAGATTTACTAACCTATTTTAATGCATTAAAAGAAGGAAAGTCTAATATATCGCGCTGGAAAGAGATGGATGAAAGATGTTTATCCAAAATTGGTGGCGATATGACTGATTTTGATCCAAAAAAACATTTTTCAACCTATAAAGATTTTTATCCTGAAGAATATATCAATAAAGCTTTGCGCTTATTTAGACCAACACCACTCGCTGGCAAACTGACTGCAACTGCTTGCTTACAAGCATTTATTGATTCAGGCTTGCATCTCATTGATTTTGATCCCTATCGCTTTGCTCATATGTTAGGCGGTCATAACCTAAATTGCCAATTTATTCAAAAAAATGTGTTAACTTATGAAGAAGAACCAGAATATATTGATCCCTTATTTGGATTGGTGGCGGTTGATACCGATATATTAGCTTTAAGTAATGAAATTGTAAACAGTCGTGGACCTGGGCAAACAACTGGGGGAGCTTGTGCAAGCAGTAATATAGCATTGGTACAAGGCTTGGATATCATTAGAAGTGGCCGTGCTGATATAGTTTTAGTTTCCGGAGCTGCGAGTGCTTTAGATCATGTTAGTTTACAAGGCTGGGGCATGATGGACGCCTTAACTTTTAAATCGTTTAACGATAATCCTCAAAAAGCGAGTCGCCCTTTTGACAAAAAAAGAGAAGGGTTTATACCTGCCGAATCAGCAGGAGCTGTAATTTTAGAAAGCTTAGAACATGCCAAAAAAAGAAAAGCTAAAATCTACGCTGAAGTTTTAGGGGGAGCTTATACAACAGATGCTTGTCGGTTGAGTAAGCCTCATTTAGATGGGCAAATCAAGACAATGCAGCTTGCCTTACAAGATGCTGGCATTGATTATAACAAAATAGATTATGTTAATGCTCATGCCACTTCAACGCCTCTTGGTGATCAGATAGAAATCCAAGCCTTAAAGCAAGTTTTACAAGAAAGAATTTATCAAATACCTATCAATTCTACGAAATCTATGCTCGGGCACTGTCTAACAGCTGCAAGCTTAGTTGAATTTATAGCCTCTGTTTTACAAATGCAACATAGTTTTGTGCACCCGACCATTAATCAAGAAGAAAAGGATGAAGAATTTGAAGGTTTAGATTTAGTTCCAAATAAAGGAAGAGAACATATAATTAATTTTTTCTTAAGCAACGCCTTTGGTTTTGGAGGAATAAATTCGTCTATAATTGCAGGTAAATATGATGGCTAA
- a CDS encoding 3-ketoacyl-(acyl-carrier-protein) reductase, protein MMAKDESTLYIHCDSSFAPNIVREFIASDWQVFGTGKNDFIIDSNHFSFQKNAFTEHSDIERLHNWLEDKISNLDALIIDLTIQPQISLNPFLELSLDQWDFFVNFYLKQSFFIVQDIIQEWIVEHKTGRIVFILPSKAMANDNAMYAVIQSGALAFSRSIAKEYGLKKIYSNSIIVPSNSTEEEQKEKITKAVLFFSSEASSLVDGETLVFD, encoded by the coding sequence ATGATGGCTAAAGATGAATCTACTTTATATATACATTGTGATAGCAGTTTTGCGCCAAACATTGTGCGAGAATTCATAGCTTCTGATTGGCAAGTTTTTGGAACTGGCAAAAATGATTTTATTATCGATAGTAATCACTTTTCTTTTCAAAAAAATGCATTTACCGAGCATAGCGATATAGAGCGATTACATAATTGGTTAGAAGATAAAATAAGTAATCTTGATGCCTTGATAATCGATTTAACTATACAACCGCAAATTAGTCTGAATCCTTTTCTTGAATTATCACTTGATCAATGGGATTTTTTTGTTAATTTTTATTTGAAACAAAGTTTTTTTATTGTTCAAGATATTATACAAGAATGGATTGTGGAACATAAAACTGGTAGAATCGTTTTTATTTTACCTTCCAAAGCTATGGCAAATGATAATGCAATGTATGCAGTGATCCAGTCAGGTGCTTTAGCCTTTAGTAGAAGTATTGCTAAGGAGTATGGTCTAAAAAAAATCTACAGTAATTCTATAATCGTTCCTTCGAATAGTACCGAGGAGGAACAAAAAGAAAAAATAACAAAAGCAGTACTTTTTTTTAGCAGTGAGGCATCATCTTTAGTGGATGGGGAGACATTAGTATTCGATTAA